One window of Ziziphus jujuba cultivar Dongzao chromosome 5, ASM3175591v1 genomic DNA carries:
- the LOC107420464 gene encoding GATA transcription factor 12 → MEAPEFYQNSFCPQFVPEKRHSTDNKTAGGADHFIVEDLLDFSNNDAVITDGAFDSVTGNSTDSSTVTVVDSCNSSSFSGCEPNFVGDIGCRSFTDGNFSGDLCVPYDDLAELEWLSNFVEESFSSDDLQRLQLISGMKASRTTDEEASDTRHFQPEPNRNAPIFNSEMSVPAKARSKRSRAAPCNWTSRLLLLSPTTTTTTASTTSSSEADVVVSTPPPPPPNPGKKTVKAPQKKKESPDSAAGSGDGRKCLHCATDKTPQWRTGPMGPKTLCNACGVRYKSGRLVPEYRPAASPTFVLTKHSNSHRKVLELRRQKEMMRAQQQQQQQFLHHHHHHQNMVFDVSNGDDYLIHQHVGPDFRQMI, encoded by the exons ATGGAAGCACCAGAATTCTATCAGAACAGTTTTTGCCCACAATTCGTGCCGGAAAAGCGCCACTCCACCGACAACAAGACCGCCGGTGGTGCCGACCATTTCATCGTCGAAGACCTCCTCGACTTTTCCAATAACGACGCTGTCATTACTGATGGCGCCTTTGACAGCGTCACCGGCAACTCTACCGATTCTTCGACCGTCACCGTCGTCGACTCCTGcaattcttcttcattttccGGCTGCGAACCTAATTTCGTCGGTGATATTGGCTGCCGGAGTTTCACAGACGGCAATTTCTCAGGCGACCTCTGTGTTCcg taTGACGATTTAGCTGAGCTCGAATGGCTATCGAATTTCGTGGAGGAATCATTTTCCAGCGACGACCTGCAGAGACTACAGCTCATATCCGGAATGAAAGCTTCCCGGACCACCGACGAAGAAGCATCCGATACCCGTCACTTTcaacccgaaccgaaccgaaaCGCCCCGATTTTCAATTCCGAAATGTCTGTCCCAGCCAAGGCTCGCAGCAAGCGTTCTCGGGCCGCTCCATGCAACTGGACGTCTCGTCTCCTCCTACTCTCTCCAACCACAACAACGACGACCGCGTCCACGACGTCTTCCTCGGAAGCCGACGTCGTCGTTTCGACTCCACCACCACCGCCGCCAAACCCTGGCAAAAAGACCGTAAAGGCCCcgcagaagaagaaggagagccCCGACAGTGCGGCAGGCTCCGGCGACGGACGTAAGTGCCTGCATTGCGCCACTGACAAGACGCCGCAGTGGCGAACCGGACCCATGGGCCCCAAAACGCTATGCAACGCCTGCGGTGTCCGATACAAGTCGGGTCGGCTCGTACCCGAGTACCGACCCGCTGCCAGCCCGACTTTCGTCCTGACGAAACACTCAAACTCGCACCGTAAGGTGTTGGAGCTTCGGCGTCAGAAGGAGATGATGAGGGCTCAGCAACAGCAACAGCAACAGTTccttcatcatcaccatcatcatcagaaTATGGTGTTTGATGTATCGAACGGTGATGATTACTTGATCCACCAACATGTGGGGCCCGATTTCAGACAGATGATCTAG
- the LOC107420466 gene encoding protein NONRESPONDING TO OXYLIPINS 2, mitochondrial isoform X1 — MASCFRSLSKPTLSFFKSATTKPSLNPRPASSLPTIRSSLTHSRSVSQLGCVQSLLPLHSAVSSARLTSCLSIDSRSSRSLFQGMLCSANPGGLKQREVHVRKWEG; from the exons aTGGCTTCTTGCTTTAGATCTCTCTCAAAGCCAACTCTCTCCTTTTTCAAATCCGCTACAACCAAACCTTCTCTTAATCCCAGACCCGCATCTTCTCTTCCCACCATCCGTTCTTCTCTCACGCATTCAAG gTCGGTTTCTCAGTTGGGTTGTGTTCAATCTCTGCTTCCCCTCCACTCAGCGGTATCTTCTGCTCGGCTCACCTCTTGCCTCAGCATCGATTCCAGAAGCTCAAGGTCGTTGTTTCAGGGTATGCTATGCAGTGCCAACCCAGGA GGTTTGAAGCAACGTGAAGTGCACGTGAGGAAGTGGGAAGGTTAA
- the LOC107420466 gene encoding protein NONRESPONDING TO OXYLIPINS 2, mitochondrial isoform X5, with the protein MASCFRSLSKPTLSFFKSATTKPSLNPRPASSLPTIRSSLTHSRSVSQLGCVQSLLPLHSAVSSARLTSCLSIDSRSSRSLFQGFEAT; encoded by the exons aTGGCTTCTTGCTTTAGATCTCTCTCAAAGCCAACTCTCTCCTTTTTCAAATCCGCTACAACCAAACCTTCTCTTAATCCCAGACCCGCATCTTCTCTTCCCACCATCCGTTCTTCTCTCACGCATTCAAG gTCGGTTTCTCAGTTGGGTTGTGTTCAATCTCTGCTTCCCCTCCACTCAGCGGTATCTTCTGCTCGGCTCACCTCTTGCCTCAGCATCGATTCCAGAAGCTCAAGGTCGTTGTTTCAGG GGTTTGAAGCAACGTGA
- the LOC107420466 gene encoding protein NONRESPONDING TO OXYLIPINS 2, mitochondrial isoform X2, whose product MASCFRSLSKPTLSFFKSATTKPSLNPRPASSLPTIRSSLTHSRSVSQLGCVQSLLPLHSAVSSARLTSCLSIDSRSSRSLFQGMLCSANPGNWGSVCHHKRC is encoded by the exons aTGGCTTCTTGCTTTAGATCTCTCTCAAAGCCAACTCTCTCCTTTTTCAAATCCGCTACAACCAAACCTTCTCTTAATCCCAGACCCGCATCTTCTCTTCCCACCATCCGTTCTTCTCTCACGCATTCAAG gTCGGTTTCTCAGTTGGGTTGTGTTCAATCTCTGCTTCCCCTCCACTCAGCGGTATCTTCTGCTCGGCTCACCTCTTGCCTCAGCATCGATTCCAGAAGCTCAAGGTCGTTGTTTCAGGGTATGCTATGCAGTGCCAACCCAGGA AATTGGGGCTCAGTGTGCCATCATAAGAGATGTTGA
- the LOC107420466 gene encoding protein NONRESPONDING TO OXYLIPINS 2, mitochondrial isoform X4 → MASCFRSLSKPTLSFFKSATTKPSLNPRPASSLPTIRSSLTHSRSVSQLGCVQSLLPLHSAVSSARLTSCLSIDSRSSRSLFQELGLSVPS, encoded by the exons aTGGCTTCTTGCTTTAGATCTCTCTCAAAGCCAACTCTCTCCTTTTTCAAATCCGCTACAACCAAACCTTCTCTTAATCCCAGACCCGCATCTTCTCTTCCCACCATCCGTTCTTCTCTCACGCATTCAAG gTCGGTTTCTCAGTTGGGTTGTGTTCAATCTCTGCTTCCCCTCCACTCAGCGGTATCTTCTGCTCGGCTCACCTCTTGCCTCAGCATCGATTCCAGAAGCTCAAGGTCGTTGTTTCAGG AATTGGGGCTCAGTGTGCCATCATAA
- the LOC107420466 gene encoding protein NONRESPONDING TO OXYLIPINS 2, mitochondrial isoform X3 yields MASCFRSLSKPTLSFFKSATTKPSLNPRPASSLPTIRSSLTHSRSVSQLGCVQSLLPLHSAVSSARLTSCLSIDSRSSRSLFQGMLCSANPGV; encoded by the exons aTGGCTTCTTGCTTTAGATCTCTCTCAAAGCCAACTCTCTCCTTTTTCAAATCCGCTACAACCAAACCTTCTCTTAATCCCAGACCCGCATCTTCTCTTCCCACCATCCGTTCTTCTCTCACGCATTCAAG gTCGGTTTCTCAGTTGGGTTGTGTTCAATCTCTGCTTCCCCTCCACTCAGCGGTATCTTCTGCTCGGCTCACCTCTTGCCTCAGCATCGATTCCAGAAGCTCAAGGTCGTTGTTTCAGGGTATGCTATGCAGTGCCAACCCAGGAGTATGA
- the LOC107420461 gene encoding protein NONRESPONDING TO OXYLIPINS 2, mitochondrial isoform X1 yields MASRCRSLSKPSLSLFKFVTTKPSANPRPIPSLPTTRSPLTLSRSVSQLGCVQSLLPLHSAVSSARLTSCLGIDSRSSRSLSQELGLSVPR; encoded by the exons ATGGCTTCTCGCTGTAGATCTCTCTCAAAGCCATCTCTCTCGTTGTTCAAATTTGTCACAACCAAACCTTCTGCTAATCCCAGACCCATACCTTCTCTTCCCACCACCCGCTCTCCTCTCACGCTTTCAAG GTCTGTTTCTCAGTTGGGTTGTGTACAGTCTCTGCTTCCCCTTCACTCTGCGGTATCTTCTGCTCGGCTCACCTCTTGCCTCGGTATTGATTCCAGGAGCTCAAGGTCATTGTCTCAGG AATTGGGTCTCAGTGTGCCGCGATAA
- the LOC107420461 gene encoding protein NONRESPONDING TO OXYLIPINS 2, mitochondrial isoform X2 — translation MASRCRSLSKPSLSLFKFVTTKPSANPRPIPSLPTTRSPLTLSRSVSQLGCVQSLLPLHSAVSSARLTSCLGIDSRSSRSLSQGR, via the exons ATGGCTTCTCGCTGTAGATCTCTCTCAAAGCCATCTCTCTCGTTGTTCAAATTTGTCACAACCAAACCTTCTGCTAATCCCAGACCCATACCTTCTCTTCCCACCACCCGCTCTCCTCTCACGCTTTCAAG GTCTGTTTCTCAGTTGGGTTGTGTACAGTCTCTGCTTCCCCTTCACTCTGCGGTATCTTCTGCTCGGCTCACCTCTTGCCTCGGTATTGATTCCAGGAGCTCAAGGTCATTGTCTCAGG GCAGATGA
- the LOC107420461 gene encoding protein NONRESPONDING TO OXYLIPINS 2, mitochondrial isoform X3, whose amino-acid sequence MASRCRSLSKPSLSLFKFVTTKPSANPRPIPSLPTTRSPLTLSRSVSQLGCVQSLLPLHSAVSSARLTSCLGIDSRSSRSLSQGMLCSANPGV is encoded by the exons ATGGCTTCTCGCTGTAGATCTCTCTCAAAGCCATCTCTCTCGTTGTTCAAATTTGTCACAACCAAACCTTCTGCTAATCCCAGACCCATACCTTCTCTTCCCACCACCCGCTCTCCTCTCACGCTTTCAAG GTCTGTTTCTCAGTTGGGTTGTGTACAGTCTCTGCTTCCCCTTCACTCTGCGGTATCTTCTGCTCGGCTCACCTCTTGCCTCGGTATTGATTCCAGGAGCTCAAGGTCATTGTCTCAGGGTATGCTCTGCAGTGCAAACCCAGGAGTTTGA
- the LOC107420478 gene encoding uncharacterized protein LOC107420478, producing the protein MLNSLGKPSSLPKKQQKQEREWLASSFRPENFIPGLVIGFIVGLLWDLSKPAINDTRKKKNFVPGKLQEGSWVSSNGGEELKMVLVVRQDLKMKSGKIASQCAHAATGMYAELMYSHRSLLRQWEQNGQPKIVVLCKNQQEMNKLKEAAEDIGLPTFVVADAGRTQVLAGSKTVLAIGPGPKETVDSVTRKLCLL; encoded by the exons ATGCTGAATTCACTTGGAAAGCCCTCCTCGCTTCCAAAGAAG CAACAGAAGCAAGAAAGAGAATGGTTAGCATCCAGTTTCAGGCCTGAAAACTTCATTCCGGGTCTTGTCATCGGTTTCATTGTTGGGTTGTTGTGGGATTTATCAAAACCGGCTATAAATGAcacaaggaagaagaagaatttcgTGCCGGGAAAGCTCCAAGAGGGAAGTTGGGTCTCAAGTAATGGTGGCGAAGAGCTTAAAATG GTACTGGTTGTTAGACAAGATTTGAAGATGAAATCAGGAAAGATTGCATCTCAATGTGCAC ATGCTGCAACTGGCATGTATGCAGAATTGATGTACAG TCACCGATCCCTTCTGAGACAGTGGGAGCAAAATGGGCAACCCAAAATAGTTGTTTTGTGCAAGAATCAACAAGAAAT gaATAAGCTTAAAGAAGCAGCTGAGGATATTGGCCTTCCAACTTTTGTAGTTGCTGATGCTGGGCGAACACAG GTTTTGGCTGGGTCAAAGACTGTTCTTGCCATTGGTCCTG GACCAAAAGAAACAGTAGATTCAGTGACCAGGAAACTATGCCTGCTTTGA
- the LOC107420477 gene encoding uncharacterized protein LOC107420477, whose protein sequence is MESVGSNPSPPNTQPPRASHHRFRFSAQSFADRMVRALHHHLHLLHRSDSDFYVLGATGNVYIVTLSSNPSCTCPDRATPCKHILFVFIRVLGVSLEDNCLRRRTLRACQLNRLLGLPTLPDAVAGAGVRKRFHQLYFGQAREGWRSRPTVEIEEGTACPVCLEEMDGKEERVVVCRTCKNPIHEECLLRWKRSTGRRSASCVICRARWRERTTSEQDKYLNLSAYVNESISGGVDGDGLCGG, encoded by the coding sequence ATGGAGTCCGTGGGCTCCAATCCCTCCCCGCCAAATACTCAACCACCCCGGGCCTCTCATCACCGGTTTAGATTCTCCGCCCAATCCTTTGCGGACCGCATGGTTCGGGccctccaccaccacctccacctcctCCACCGCTCCGACTCCGATTTCTACGTATTGGGTGCCACCGGCAACGTCTACATCGTCACCTTATCCTCCAACCCTTCCTGCACGTGCCCCGACCGTGCCACCCCGTGCAAGCACATACTCTTCGTGTTTATTCGTGTACTGGGCGTATCTCTGGAGGACAATTGTCTCCGTCGGAGGACTCTCCGTGCTTGCCAGCTGAACCGGTTGCTGGGTTTGCCGACTTTGCCGGACGCGGTGGCGGGGGCTGGTGTCCGGAAGAGGTTCCACCAGCTTTACTTTGGTCAGGCGAGGGAAGGGTGGAGGAGCAGACCAACGGTGGAGATTGAAGAAGGAACGGCGTGCCCTGTTTGTCTGGAGGAGATGGACGGGAAGGAAGAGAGAGTTGTGGTGTGTAGGACTTGCAAGAATCCCATCCATGAGGAATGCTTGTTGAGGTGGAAGAGAAGCACTGGGAGGAGATCTGCTAGCTGCGTTATATGTCGAGCCAGGTGGAGAGAGAGGACAACGTCGGAGCAAGACAAGTACTTGAACCTCTCTGCTTATGTCAATGAGAGTATTAGTGGTGGTGTTGATGGCGATGGTCTTTGCGgtggttaa
- the LOC107420452 gene encoding ultraviolet-B receptor UVR8 — MDDSTNLPPADYLSRKVVAIAAGEAHTLALTGDGSIYSWGRGKFGRLGTGSEADELFPVRVKFDIPHGSEERKLKFVGVAAGAYHSLALADDGSVWCWGYNIYGQLGVNGENSVVPCLLEQFLELGNPDSLADESEVKSRASLKVCSVKAGGMMSLAIDNLGALWIWGNCPQQSSSSTEDGFSLVSNFTPTPVWDFHGHIVVKVACGNEHVVALVSAGETYKGEDLVCYSWGSNNHGQLGLGDRESRHHPAIVETFNQDSPWAVYEVACGAFHTALLTHKKRPNDILESKCWTFGLGENGQLGHGTTQNAWSPEPVTELPSHVYLISVDCGLFHTSVVSTAGDVWSWGMEKGLGLCPDASFTGTDAGDALSPLPISCSGLNGPKFQDPVQIACGAAHTVLVANDGYKLWSWGRGRSGVLGNGKAIDCFSSTLVLWPPLKEDFKQEELNTDDEDKTAEKDSKGVTENETDKRLSLAMEEVKLLKSKLSIMERYASTLHGSIFGKPLEQQDIPNSLHNSDTFDIAKEWENMLESADRARLVRLEMFYRSMLAGVKDKLMKIRVQEIIREYLQSSTSGK, encoded by the exons ATGGATGACTCCACCAATCTTCCCCCTGCCGACTACTTATCTCGTAAGGTCGTAGCAATCGCCGCCGGAGAAGCCCACACTCTAGCTCTCACCG GGGATGGTTCTATATATTCTTGGGGAAGAGGTAAGTTTGGGCGACTTGGGACAGGCTCTGAAGCTGATGAGCTATTTCCTGTTCGGGTTAAGTTTGATATCCCTCATGGCTCTGAAGAAAGGAAGCTCAAGTTTGTTGGGGTTGCTGCTGGTGCTTATCATAGTCTTGCTCTTGcag ATGATGGATCAGTTTGGTGCTGGGGTTACAACATCT ATGGTCAACTTGGTGTCAATGGGGAGAATTCTGTAGTACCCTGCTTGCTGGAGCAGTTTCTTGAGTTGGGAAATCCTGATTCTCTGGCAGATGAGTCAGAAGTGAAGAGTAGAGCATCTCTTAAG GTTTGTTCTGTCAAAGCTGGAGGAATGATGTCTCTAGCAATTGATAATCTAGGGGCCCTATGGATATGGGGCAATTGCCCACAGCAAAGCAGTAGTAGCACTGAAGATGGATTCTCTCTTGTGAGCAATTTCACTCCAACTCCTGTATGGGATTTCCATGGCCACATTGTTGTGAAAGTAGCATGTGGAAATGAGCATGTTGTAGCCCTGGTTAGTGCTGGTGAGACATATAAGGGAGAAGATCTTGTATGCTACTCTTGGGGTAGTAACAACCATGGTCAATTAGGCCTCGGGGACAGAGAGAGCAGGCATCACCCTGCAATTGTTGAAACCTTTAACCAGGACTCTCCATGGGCAGTTTATGAGGTAGCATGCGGGGCTTTTCACACAGCTTTGCTCACTCATAAAAAGAGACCAAATGACATACTGGAAAGTAAATGCTGGACATTTGGCCTTGGAGAAAATGGGCAACTTGGGCATGGAACCACCCAAAATGCATGGTCTCCTGAACCTGTCACAGAATTGCCGAGTCATGTATATCTAATCTCTGTCGACTGTGGTTTATTTCATACAAGTGTTGTTTCAACGGCTGGAGACGTGTGGTCATGGGGAATGGAGAAGGGTCTTGGCCTATGCCCAGATGCTAGTTTTACTGGAACAGATGCTGGTGATGCTTTGTCTCCTCTGCCGATTTCATGTAGTGGATTAAATGGACCCAAATTTCAGGATCCAGTTCAAATTGCTTGTGGAGCTGCCCACACTGTTCTTGTTGCAAATGATGGATATAAGCTTTGGTCTTGGGGTAGGGGAAGGAGTGGGGTTCTAGGAAATGGTAAGGCAATTGATTGTTTTTCTTCCACTCTTGTGTTATGGCCTCCACTTAAAGAGGATTTCAAGCAAGAGGAACTAAACACTGATGATGAAGATAAAACCGCAGAAAAGGATTCTAAAGGAGTTACCGAGAATGAAACAGATAAAAGGTTGTCTTTGGCAATGGAGGAGGTGAAGCTTCTTAAGTCAAAACTTTCAATAATGGAACGATATGCTAGCACACTACATGGTTCAATCTTTGGAAAACCCTTAGAACAGCAAGATATTCCAAACTCATTACACAACTCTGATACTTTTGACATTGCAAAAGAATGGGAAAACATGCTAGAGTCGGCAGACCGTGCGAGGCTCGTTAGGCTGGAAATGTTCTACCGAAGCATGCTTGCAGGTGTTAAAGATAAGCTCATGAAAATAAGGGTGCAAGAGATTATAAGAGAATATCTCCAATCTTCAACTAGTGGAAAATAG